The proteins below are encoded in one region of Clostridium estertheticum:
- the flgM gene encoding flagellar biosynthesis anti-sigma factor FlgM produces MKIDGVKPNVVNFYKKNTVKAEVKVTAMPKDTIELSAAGKNLSALALDGKSVNSNEKIATIKNKVNNGTYNVDSKLVAKKIIDNMKGRDI; encoded by the coding sequence ATGAAAATAGATGGAGTAAAACCAAATGTGGTTAATTTTTATAAAAAAAATACTGTTAAGGCAGAGGTGAAGGTTACTGCAATGCCAAAAGATACTATCGAGTTGTCGGCAGCAGGAAAAAACCTAAGTGCTTTAGCATTAGATGGTAAATCAGTTAATTCTAATGAGAAAATAGCAACTATTAAAAACAAAGTAAATAATGGTACCTACAACGTGGATTCAAAATTAGTAGCTAAAAAAATTATTGATAACATGAAGGGGAGAGATATTTAG
- the fliW gene encoding flagellar assembly protein FliW: protein MDIVTKYHGVREYSNEDIIVFKKGLPGFKELKNFIIFPLEKNEVFSILHSIENIEVGLVLVSPFTIAKDYEFKIPDNYIKELEIDKPEEVLVLTTVTLSSNIKNMTTNLKAPIIINVKEKLGEQLILDNDKYKIKEPLFKENDN from the coding sequence ATGGATATAGTCACTAAGTACCATGGAGTTAGAGAATATAGTAATGAAGATATTATAGTATTTAAAAAAGGTTTACCTGGATTTAAAGAACTAAAAAACTTTATAATTTTTCCATTAGAAAAAAATGAAGTTTTTAGTATATTACACTCAATTGAAAATATTGAAGTTGGTCTGGTTTTGGTATCTCCATTTACTATAGCAAAGGATTATGAATTTAAAATACCTGACAATTATATAAAAGAGCTTGAAATAGACAAGCCAGAAGAAGTATTGGTATTAACTACAGTAACTTTAAGTTCAAATATTAAAAATATGACTACTAATTTAAAGGCTCCTATCATTATTAATGTAAAAGAAAAATTAGGAGAACAGTTAATATTAGATAATGATAAATATAAAATAAAGGAACCTCTATTTAAAGAAAATGACAATTAA
- the flgK gene encoding flagellar hook-associated protein FlgK yields the protein MSGLYSTLNVAIRGMNSQQTAIDVTSHNIANANTDGYSRQRALMETTRPSTTSTGQLGTGVQVSSISRIRDTYLDYQVRTENGTMGLYQGKEKFLSEVESIFNEVSETGVSSMLSEVFKSWSSLSTSPESSNTRTVVAQKSKALTDQLNSTYNQLSKLKINCQDVIQKDVVDINGMLDQINDLNQQVIGVKVGGNEPNDLMDKRDLLVDQLSSKFGITIDKKTLAGEDLKATDNVGGSDPTKDLYLVKSNPNDAVSRFSYVSTIVPKIVPPATVASQKPGEAGSYDVTYYKNGDTSTDANKVTMTMDLTPAQYDNLDQGRVILADKKGYAIDKNGIRLAGTDSNKNSIPATDISGSAVATGTSYEIFEPKTGELNGYQSVQTDIDNYISDLNNMAKAIAYSVNAVHSGESDADKDTLKFFVNSADGKEEEITAGNIAVNKKILDDVMLIKVGKGDTPLPTDGSRALAISKLKDVKLNIQGIGEKTTRADLLKVNTFSNDTTLGVMMVNSSSDGMTISGDFTDIINRLADQTQYAKKTVTNNTTLLAGLEESRTSISGVSLDEEMANLIQFQHAYAANAKIISTVDELLDLIVNGLKK from the coding sequence ATGTCAGGTTTATATTCAACCTTAAATGTAGCAATAAGAGGTATGAATTCCCAACAAACGGCAATAGATGTAACAAGTCATAATATAGCAAATGCGAACACAGATGGGTACTCAAGGCAAAGGGCACTTATGGAGACTACAAGGCCAAGTACTACAAGTACAGGACAATTAGGTACTGGCGTACAGGTTTCATCAATATCAAGGATTAGAGACACATATTTAGATTATCAGGTAAGAACGGAAAATGGTACCATGGGATTATACCAAGGAAAGGAAAAATTTCTATCTGAGGTAGAGAGTATTTTTAATGAAGTTAGCGAAACAGGCGTGTCGAGCATGCTCAGTGAAGTATTTAAGTCTTGGTCATCACTTTCAACAAGTCCAGAAAGCTCAAATACAAGAACTGTAGTGGCACAAAAATCCAAAGCATTAACGGATCAACTAAATAGTACTTATAACCAGTTATCAAAATTAAAAATTAACTGTCAAGATGTAATCCAGAAGGATGTAGTAGATATAAATGGTATGCTTGACCAGATAAATGACTTAAATCAACAGGTTATAGGTGTAAAAGTTGGTGGAAATGAACCAAATGACCTAATGGATAAAAGGGACTTATTAGTAGATCAGTTAAGTTCGAAATTTGGTATTACAATCGATAAGAAAACACTAGCAGGGGAAGATTTAAAAGCTACTGACAATGTAGGGGGATCAGACCCGACAAAAGATTTGTACCTTGTAAAAAGTAATCCTAATGATGCAGTAAGTAGATTTTCTTATGTTAGTACTATTGTCCCCAAAATTGTACCGCCAGCAACAGTTGCATCACAAAAACCAGGTGAAGCGGGAAGTTATGATGTTACTTATTATAAAAATGGAGATACATCAACGGATGCAAATAAAGTAACTATGACTATGGATTTAACACCTGCACAATATGATAACTTAGATCAAGGTAGGGTTATTTTGGCAGACAAGAAAGGTTATGCTATAGATAAAAACGGAATAAGACTTGCTGGAACTGATTCTAATAAAAATTCTATTCCAGCAACTGACATTTCGGGATCGGCAGTTGCTACTGGGACTTCTTATGAAATTTTTGAGCCCAAAACGGGAGAATTAAATGGTTATCAATCTGTACAAACAGATATAGACAACTATATAAGTGATTTAAATAATATGGCAAAAGCTATTGCTTATTCTGTAAATGCTGTGCATAGTGGTGAAAGTGATGCAGATAAAGATACACTTAAGTTTTTCGTGAATAGTGCTGATGGCAAAGAAGAAGAAATTACAGCAGGGAACATTGCAGTTAATAAAAAAATTCTTGATGATGTTATGCTTATTAAGGTTGGTAAAGGTGATACACCTTTACCAACAGATGGGAGTAGAGCATTAGCAATATCAAAACTTAAAGATGTAAAATTAAATATCCAAGGTATTGGGGAAAAGACAACAAGAGCCGATCTTCTTAAGGTAAATACTTTTAGTAATGATACTACTTTAGGGGTTATGATGGTTAATTCTAGTTCAGATGGAATGACTATTAGTGGCGATTTTACTGATATTATCAATAGATTAGCTGATCAGACTCAATATGCTAAAAAAACTGTAACTAATAATACAACACTATTGGCGGGCCTTGAGGAATCAAGAACTTCCATATCGGGTGTATCCTTAGATGAGGAAATGGCTAATTTAATCCAATTTCAACATGCTTATGCAGCTAATGCAAAGATTATTTCAACAGTTGATGAGCTTTTAGATTTAATCGTAAATGGTCTAAAAAAATAG
- the fliS gene encoding flagellar export chaperone FliS, whose amino-acid sequence MAMNAYGNAFNTYKSNSVNFASKDQLLLMLVDGAAKFSKIGRQAIIDKDVKKAHENIVKTQNIFYELMATLDVPKGGDWAESLMKVYDFITRKLTEANIKKSEKIMDEIIPLIEDVRDTWNEAFKKSKGSK is encoded by the coding sequence ATGGCAATGAACGCTTATGGTAATGCATTTAATACTTATAAAAGCAATAGCGTAAATTTCGCATCAAAGGATCAATTACTTTTGATGTTAGTAGATGGGGCAGCAAAATTTTCAAAAATAGGTAGACAGGCCATAATAGACAAAGATGTTAAAAAGGCTCATGAAAACATTGTAAAAACTCAAAATATATTTTATGAGTTAATGGCAACATTAGATGTGCCAAAAGGTGGAGACTGGGCAGAAAGTTTAATGAAGGTTTATGATTTTATAACGCGAAAACTTACTGAGGCTAACATTAAGAAAAGCGAAAAAATCATGGATGAGATAATTCCGTTAATTGAAGATGTTCGTGATACTTGGAATGAGGCTTTTAAAAAATCTAAGGGAAGCAAGTAA
- the fliD gene encoding flagellar filament capping protein FliD, which produces MTSIYASSTNASSSTSGANLLRISGMASGIDTDAVVKSMVSNYQSKIDKANQAKQTLQWQQESYRGIISSIKGLQDYFDPLSSKYMLSGNSFNTNGVTNPNSSIATGASNSAAMPGTYTVNVQKLAEQAKVEGTSQDSMVKVTTLSNWTGGQTLKFNLDADGAGTGVAKDVDITGLTGSTPAELVASINSKIAVSDLNGKMSASYVSDSTGNYIKFMKSDSTANITLKNSGIGGTTVSEVSSADDLVINSGISSASKLSDLGITGSFSLSYDAATNTSPKIIDTTSVSTIKDLMDKVNSATGGEVTMSIDDTTGKISFQSKDYGSTSTIKIGEVDGATHTIMSKLGLAGAVPVVVGTVTTNTITIAGKDALVDITAPGQTTPTTTTQNSNKFTINGVAYSLVSKGSASITVTSNSDTVVSNMKKFIEDYNSIVSTINTKLTEKKDKNYAPLTDAQRTSMSADQITTWETKAKVGILRKDDNLTNLMTQLRGTLYSPVYSSYNSADATTGKVSLKFGTYGTGAIGIDTSTDYSDGGKLVITDEKKLKDAIENNMGDFKKMFIGASSTDLDTTKPYVGSAKYNEDGIFSRMDNIMRDYVASPGLGKDGTYSLSGYMNIFVNKQYDFGTSGTSGKNTLSDQVYNKTLSISKFQTQLNDASTRYYAKFTALEKAMNKLNTQQSSLSSMLGTSS; this is translated from the coding sequence ATGACAAGTATTTATGCAAGTAGTACTAATGCAAGTAGTAGTACCTCGGGAGCTAATTTATTAAGAATATCGGGTATGGCATCTGGTATTGATACAGATGCAGTAGTTAAATCTATGGTTTCCAATTATCAATCTAAAATTGATAAGGCTAACCAAGCGAAGCAAACGTTGCAGTGGCAGCAGGAATCGTATAGAGGAATTATTTCAAGCATAAAAGGATTACAAGATTATTTTGATCCACTTTCAAGTAAATATATGTTATCAGGGAATTCATTTAATACTAATGGTGTAACTAATCCTAATAGTTCTATAGCTACGGGAGCTTCTAATTCAGCTGCAATGCCAGGAACTTATACAGTAAATGTACAAAAATTGGCAGAACAAGCTAAAGTTGAAGGTACATCTCAAGATTCGATGGTAAAGGTAACAACTTTATCAAATTGGACAGGTGGTCAAACTTTAAAATTTAATCTTGATGCTGATGGTGCAGGGACGGGTGTTGCAAAAGACGTTGACATAACGGGGCTAACAGGAAGCACTCCAGCTGAATTAGTGGCCAGTATAAATAGCAAAATTGCGGTATCAGATTTAAATGGTAAAATGTCTGCATCCTATGTAAGTGATAGTACTGGTAATTACATTAAGTTTATGAAATCTGATTCTACAGCTAATATTACGTTGAAAAATTCCGGGATTGGAGGTACTACTGTTTCTGAGGTATCAAGTGCAGATGATTTAGTGATTAATAGTGGAATATCATCAGCATCCAAATTATCAGATTTGGGGATTACAGGTAGCTTTTCTTTATCCTATGATGCAGCTACAAATACGAGTCCTAAAATCATAGATACAACAAGCGTTTCTACTATTAAGGATTTAATGGACAAAGTAAATAGTGCAACTGGTGGAGAAGTTACAATGAGTATAGATGATACAACTGGAAAAATTTCATTTCAGTCAAAAGATTACGGGTCTACATCAACTATTAAAATAGGTGAGGTAGATGGTGCAACTCATACAATAATGAGTAAGTTAGGGTTAGCTGGAGCAGTACCGGTAGTTGTAGGAACAGTTACAACAAACACAATAACTATTGCAGGTAAAGATGCTTTAGTAGATATAACTGCACCAGGGCAAACAACACCGACCACAACTACTCAAAATTCAAATAAATTTACAATAAATGGGGTTGCGTATAGTCTTGTTAGCAAAGGAAGCGCTAGCATAACTGTTACCAGTAATTCAGATACAGTTGTTAGTAATATGAAAAAATTCATTGAGGACTATAATTCCATAGTGTCTACAATTAATACAAAGTTAACAGAAAAAAAAGATAAGAACTATGCTCCATTAACTGATGCACAAAGAACAAGTATGAGTGCAGACCAAATAACAACATGGGAAACTAAAGCAAAAGTTGGAATACTTCGAAAGGATGATAATTTAACTAATTTGATGACTCAACTCAGGGGGACACTTTATTCACCTGTATATAGTAGCTATAATAGTGCGGATGCTACTACTGGAAAAGTATCTTTAAAATTTGGTACTTATGGGACTGGGGCCATAGGTATAGATACATCAACAGACTATTCAGATGGTGGCAAACTTGTGATTACAGATGAAAAAAAATTAAAAGATGCTATTGAAAATAACATGGGTGACTTTAAAAAAATGTTTATTGGAGCATCTAGTACTGATTTAGATACAACTAAACCTTATGTAGGTTCCGCAAAATACAATGAAGACGGCATATTCTCAAGAATGGACAATATAATGCGAGACTATGTTGCATCACCTGGACTCGGCAAAGATGGGACTTATTCTTTGAGTGGATATATGAATATATTCGTAAATAAACAATATGATTTTGGTACCTCAGGTACTTCTGGTAAAAATACATTATCTGACCAAGTGTATAATAAAACATTAAGTATTAGTAAATTCCAAACACAACTTAATGATGCTTCGACTAGGTATTATGCTAAATTTACGGCATTAGAAAAAGCTATGAATAAGTTAAATACACAACAGAGTTCACTAAGTTCTATGCTTGGAACAAGCTCATAA
- a CDS encoding flagellar protein FlgN: MMQKLNDVMINETQALRVLLLELENQHKNIVTNDIFGMEACVNKIKEANKNIAHMEVLRRKITENKAMGPIIEAAKDPELEKNFYKIKLLLQAAVLQKDTNELLIKQGLSFTNRMLNVLNPVRESKTYNGYGKVRR, from the coding sequence ATGATGCAAAAACTAAATGATGTTATGATAAACGAAACGCAGGCGCTTAGAGTTCTTTTATTAGAACTTGAAAATCAACACAAAAACATAGTCACTAATGACATATTTGGAATGGAAGCTTGCGTAAATAAAATTAAAGAAGCAAATAAAAACATAGCTCACATGGAAGTGTTGCGAAGAAAAATTACCGAGAACAAAGCTATGGGACCAATAATTGAAGCAGCGAAAGATCCAGAGCTTGAAAAGAATTTTTATAAAATTAAATTGTTGTTACAAGCTGCAGTATTACAAAAGGACACAAACGAGTTACTTATAAAACAAGGGCTTAGTTTTACAAATAGAATGTTAAATGTATTAAATCCAGTACGGGAATCAAAAACTTACAATGGATACGGTAAAGTAAGAAGATAG
- the flgL gene encoding flagellar hook-associated protein FlgL produces MRITNKMLSNNFLRDMRVNLNNLSTIQTQMATGKQINKPSDDPAKASKIMQMYSEIDANKQYNDNITNTSNWLDMTDTTLDQVGKVTTRIQELLVAAGNGGYGPDEKTAVKDEISQKVGELSQMLNTTFDGKYLFGGTSGISKPVGTIVVDGETELISNVKSQVVAKLTPGKMTSQNVLTTTNSDIDFGTDELTVDGQTISVDWDSLLTDDQKKQISGTTPSTASSIKDTLVNTINLAIDNSKTGVSHISGSLNAGNNMVLQSGTTGTKSQVTITKVADTNKSIGAIILSDTKGTKSGSSNVGTSTYNGKEINKDDTIKMSINGIPMKVTITADISDTTSMDTAAVTLTTNINDTIANINKAANKTKGQVGFIEEATVTASADGRFAVNSPSGTITFSDNTGETTTKDLGLSGGPKDTLLVEVSQGVTMDYNVTASQVINYGDGDNNLINLLANITKHLGSDDAKDISSLNDADLTGIQAFATNVLKLRSEVGAKQNSMDSALARNSDQNTNMTEILSKTEDIDITEKAMEYATMQTIYMAALQTSAKVIQPSLLDYLR; encoded by the coding sequence ATGAGAATAACAAACAAAATGCTTTCAAATAATTTTTTGAGAGATATGAGAGTGAATTTAAATAATTTGAGTACGATTCAAACTCAAATGGCTACAGGTAAACAAATAAATAAACCTTCAGATGACCCTGCTAAAGCTTCTAAAATAATGCAAATGTACTCAGAGATAGATGCAAATAAACAATATAATGACAATATCACTAATACATCTAATTGGCTAGATATGACAGATACAACATTAGATCAAGTAGGAAAAGTAACTACTAGAATTCAAGAACTTTTAGTAGCCGCTGGAAATGGTGGGTATGGTCCAGATGAAAAAACAGCTGTAAAAGATGAAATAAGTCAAAAGGTTGGAGAGCTTTCTCAAATGCTTAACACAACCTTTGATGGCAAATATTTGTTTGGAGGTACAAGTGGAATTAGTAAGCCTGTGGGGACTATTGTGGTAGATGGAGAAACTGAGTTAATCAGTAACGTAAAGTCACAAGTAGTTGCGAAGCTTACGCCTGGAAAAATGACTTCCCAAAATGTATTAACGACAACAAATTCTGACATAGATTTCGGAACTGATGAATTAACTGTCGATGGTCAAACGATTAGTGTGGACTGGGACAGTTTGTTAACTGATGATCAAAAAAAGCAAATTTCAGGAACAACGCCGAGTACTGCAAGTTCAATTAAAGATACTTTAGTTAATACAATTAATTTAGCAATAGATAATTCAAAAACGGGTGTTTCACATATTTCTGGTTCTTTAAATGCAGGTAATAATATGGTTCTACAAAGCGGGACCACTGGAACAAAATCTCAAGTTACCATTACCAAAGTCGCTGATACAAATAAATCAATAGGCGCAATAATATTATCCGATACCAAGGGAACTAAATCAGGATCTTCAAATGTTGGTACTAGCACATATAATGGTAAAGAAATAAATAAAGATGATACAATAAAAATGTCCATAAATGGTATACCAATGAAAGTAACAATAACAGCTGACATTAGTGATACAACATCTATGGACACTGCGGCTGTGACGCTCACTACTAATATTAATGATACTATAGCAAACATTAATAAGGCAGCTAATAAAACAAAAGGACAGGTTGGTTTTATTGAGGAAGCTACAGTTACAGCATCGGCGGATGGAAGATTTGCAGTTAATAGTCCATCAGGTACAATTACATTTTCAGATAATACAGGTGAAACTACAACTAAAGATTTAGGTTTAAGTGGTGGACCAAAAGATACACTATTAGTAGAAGTATCTCAAGGAGTAACTATGGATTACAATGTAACAGCATCCCAAGTTATAAACTATGGTGATGGTGATAATAATCTTATTAATCTATTGGCAAATATAACTAAACATCTTGGATCAGATGATGCAAAAGATATTAGCTCTTTGAATGATGCTGATTTAACAGGGATTCAAGCTTTTGCGACCAATGTATTAAAGTTACGTTCAGAAGTTGGTGCTAAGCAAAATAGTATGGACAGTGCTTTAGCTAGAAATTCGGATCAAAATACTAATATGACAGAAATATTGTCTAAAACAGAAGATATAGATATTACTGAAAAAGCAATGGAATATGCTACGATGCAGACAATATATATGGCAGCTCTTCAGACTAGTGCTAAAGTAATTCAACCTTCATTACTTGATTATTTAAGATAA
- a CDS encoding flagellar protein FlaG — MLEKLNNKSGGNMDIGGNIKNDFIDMSSFQNKTESIKITKPAENNNQLRGKGNSEKEVKNAVNKINKFLEGDGTHLQYEQHDVFNEMIIKVIDNKTDTVLNEIPSKQILDMVAKMCEMAGILVDKKA; from the coding sequence ATTCTAGAAAAATTAAATAATAAATCAGGAGGAAATATGGATATTGGAGGTAATATTAAAAACGATTTTATAGATATGAGTAGTTTTCAAAACAAAACAGAAAGTATTAAGATCACAAAACCTGCTGAAAACAATAATCAACTAAGGGGTAAAGGTAATAGTGAAAAAGAAGTTAAAAATGCAGTTAATAAGATAAATAAATTTTTAGAGGGTGATGGTACCCATCTTCAATATGAACAACATGATGTTTTTAATGAGATGATTATAAAGGTTATTGACAACAAGACAGATACAGTCTTAAATGAAATTCCATCAAAACAAATACTAGATATGGTAGCTAAAATGTGTGAGATGGCTGGTATTTTAGTAGATAAAAAGGCATAA
- the fliY gene encoding flagellar motor switch phosphatase FliY, producing the protein MSNGFLSQEEIDALLNGDGADKAPTADSAKEDATLAANSAEGLDTKGISEDKDIKTESIETFELTDSEKDLLGEVGNISMGSASTALSTIVGQPVNIATPVVTVSTLKQLRGTFEIPNIALDVKFTSGIAGGNLLVIKNTDAAVIASLMMGGDGNIEGKPELSEIELSAVSEAMNQMIGSAATSMATMFAREVNISPPQSKIWDEGTSPLNDDIGEDEQVVQVAFKMTIGTLVDSVIMQVLPIETAKKIVAIMMGTEASEESAKVAEPQIETKTPEAHVEEPQYEQRSAQEAPQQEYYAKPIERQEPQVEVRKAAFQPLKKAPLYNSPRNIDLILDVQLEISVVLGKTKKNIRDILNLGTGSLIELDKLAEEPVDILVNGKKVAYGEVVVVDENFGVRITSIISGEERVKTLTE; encoded by the coding sequence ATGAGTAACGGCTTTCTTTCACAAGAAGAAATCGACGCTCTCTTAAATGGAGACGGTGCGGATAAAGCTCCAACTGCAGACTCTGCAAAAGAAGACGCTACATTAGCAGCGAACTCGGCTGAGGGATTAGATACTAAGGGCATAAGTGAAGATAAAGATATAAAGACTGAATCTATAGAAACATTTGAATTAACAGATAGTGAGAAAGATTTGTTAGGTGAAGTTGGAAATATTTCTATGGGATCAGCATCTACTGCTTTGTCAACTATTGTAGGCCAACCAGTTAACATTGCAACACCGGTGGTTACGGTAAGTACACTCAAACAACTAAGAGGTACATTTGAGATTCCCAATATTGCTTTAGACGTTAAATTTACAAGTGGTATTGCGGGAGGGAACCTTTTAGTAATTAAGAATACTGATGCGGCAGTTATAGCCAGTTTGATGATGGGTGGAGATGGTAACATAGAAGGTAAGCCAGAGCTATCAGAAATTGAACTTAGCGCAGTATCGGAAGCTATGAATCAGATGATTGGATCTGCGGCGACATCTATGGCAACAATGTTTGCAAGAGAAGTTAATATTTCACCTCCACAATCTAAAATATGGGATGAGGGTACTTCACCATTAAATGATGACATAGGTGAAGATGAACAGGTCGTTCAGGTAGCTTTTAAAATGACTATTGGTACATTAGTTGATAGTGTTATAATGCAAGTACTCCCTATAGAAACTGCGAAAAAAATAGTAGCTATTATGATGGGTACTGAAGCGAGTGAGGAGTCTGCGAAAGTAGCTGAACCTCAAATCGAAACAAAAACACCAGAAGCACATGTAGAGGAACCGCAATATGAACAAAGGAGTGCACAAGAAGCTCCGCAACAAGAATATTATGCGAAACCAATTGAAAGACAAGAGCCACAAGTAGAGGTTCGCAAAGCAGCTTTTCAGCCTCTAAAAAAAGCACCACTTTATAATAGTCCCAGAAATATTGATTTAATATTAGATGTTCAATTAGAAATTTCTGTAGTGCTTGGTAAAACTAAAAAGAATATAAGAGATATTTTAAATCTTGGTACTGGATCTTTAATTGAGCTTGATAAATTGGCGGAAGAGCCAGTAGATATATTAGTAAATGGCAAAAAAGTAGCATATGGCGAAGTTGTAGTAGTAGACGAGAATTTTGGAGTTAGAATTACTAGTATAATTAGTGGAGAAGAAAGAGTTAAAACTTTAACAGAGTAG
- a CDS encoding flagellin → MIINHNLGAMNANRNMGINATNANKSMEKLSSGLRINKAGDDAAGLAISEKMRGQIRGLDQSSANAQDGISMIQTAEGALSETTSIVQRLRELSVQSSSDTNNADDRTAVQKEVVQLKAEIDRIGNTTEFNTTKLIDGSIGAKKAAGVDNAAVLSSNSGAATSSILTAGTVFNGGASKIASATTGIDAATQTIKVDGATINFKVTQAELQSTAGDTTGASFASLLKTKINDGIDTYNKTYGKSIDKVAVSNDATNHILITSGATGSPSSISVTTTATGADNLWEIAGSGVSAAPAVVVGSTPSNGQLTDAGAANLDALVTSANVASPAKTNMTFTVDGKDIAIDFNSITGGAVKALTGSAPAKGDEMTTFGTALQTDLNTAISDYNKTVPTDKQVANVSVSVKDGAFVVQSGSKDATSSIKFDNSAAANLIGVAGQSSSTQGGGVDFQIGANAGQTMKITVGDMRTAALGIDKIDMSTKEGAQAATSLLDNALKSVSGQRADLGAFSNRLEHTIANLGTSSENLTSAESRIRDVDMAKEMSTFSKNNILNQAAQAMLAQANQQPQQVLALLR, encoded by the coding sequence ATGATAATTAATCACAATTTAGGTGCAATGAACGCTAACAGAAACATGGGTATAAACGCAACAAATGCTAACAAATCAATGGAAAAACTTTCATCAGGTTTAAGAATTAACAAGGCTGGAGACGATGCAGCAGGTCTTGCTATATCAGAGAAAATGAGAGGACAAATCAGAGGATTAGATCAATCTTCAGCTAATGCTCAAGATGGTATTTCAATGATTCAAACAGCAGAAGGTGCTTTAAGTGAAACTACTTCTATAGTTCAAAGACTAAGAGAATTGTCAGTTCAATCATCAAGTGATACAAACAATGCAGATGATAGAACAGCAGTTCAAAAAGAAGTTGTTCAGTTAAAAGCTGAAATAGACAGAATAGGAAATACAACAGAATTTAATACAACTAAGTTAATTGATGGTTCTATTGGAGCTAAGAAGGCTGCAGGAGTTGATAATGCGGCTGTTCTAAGTAGTAATTCTGGAGCTGCAACTTCAAGTATACTTACTGCCGGTACAGTTTTTAATGGTGGTGCTAGTAAAATAGCTTCTGCTACTACTGGTATTGATGCTGCAACTCAAACTATTAAAGTTGATGGCGCAACAATAAACTTTAAAGTCACTCAAGCAGAATTACAATCAACTGCAGGAGATACTACTGGAGCAAGTTTTGCTTCATTATTGAAAACAAAGATTAATGACGGTATAGACACTTATAATAAAACTTATGGTAAGAGCATTGATAAGGTTGCAGTTAGTAATGATGCGACAAATCATATTCTTATCACATCAGGTGCTACTGGAAGTCCATCATCTATTTCAGTTACAACAACGGCAACAGGAGCTGATAATTTATGGGAAATTGCTGGAAGTGGTGTTTCTGCAGCACCAGCAGTAGTAGTTGGTAGTACACCATCTAATGGACAATTAACAGATGCTGGTGCAGCTAATCTAGATGCACTTGTAACATCAGCAAATGTAGCTTCACCTGCTAAAACTAATATGACATTTACAGTAGACGGTAAAGATATAGCTATTGATTTCAATTCTATTACAGGTGGTGCGGTAAAAGCTTTAACTGGATCTGCCCCTGCTAAAGGCGATGAAATGACAACTTTTGGAACAGCTTTACAAACAGATTTAAATACAGCAATATCAGATTACAATAAAACAGTACCAACAGATAAGCAAGTAGCAAATGTTTCAGTATCTGTTAAAGATGGTGCGTTTGTAGTTCAGAGTGGCTCTAAAGACGCAACTAGTAGTATTAAATTTGATAATAGTGCTGCAGCTAACTTAATAGGAGTAGCTGGACAAAGTAGTTCAACACAAGGTGGCGGTGTAGACTTCCAAATTGGTGCTAACGCAGGACAAACAATGAAAATCACAGTTGGAGATATGAGAACAGCTGCTTTAGGAATTGATAAAATTGATATGTCAACTAAAGAAGGAGCACAAGCTGCAACTTCACTTCTTGACAATGCATTAAAATCAGTTTCAGGACAAAGGGCAGATTTAGGTGCATTCTCTAATAGATTAGAGCATACAATAGCTAATCTTGGAACATCAAGTGAAAACTTAACATCAGCTGAATCAAGAATTAGAGATGTAGATATGGCTAAAGAAATGTCTACATTCTCAAAGAACAATATTCTTAATCAAGCTGCTCAAGCAATGCTTGCACAAGCTAATCAACAACCACAACAAGTTCTTGCATTATTAAGATAA